Proteins from a single region of Synechococcus sp. WH 8109:
- a CDS encoding DUF2811 domain-containing protein: protein MDRNHLERCHDMGTTERGTASKASYVSLETEIPEVLYRGMKDFIGEHPNWDQYRVMSSALAHFLFQNGCVDRSVTERYLDDLFIRPDH from the coding sequence ATGGACCGAAATCACCTCGAGCGATGCCACGACATGGGAACCACGGAGCGCGGGACTGCTTCAAAAGCCAGCTACGTGAGTCTTGAGACGGAAATCCCAGAGGTGCTCTATCGAGGCATGAAGGATTTCATCGGAGAGCACCCCAACTGGGACCAATACCGCGTGATGAGTTCTGCTCTTGCCCACTTCCTGTTTCAGAACGGCTGTGTCGACCGCTCCGTGACCGAGCGCTATCTCGACGATCTGTTCATCCGCCCCGATCACTGA
- a CDS encoding DUF6447 family protein gives MTDSAAQNPVLTFEGKRYDLNTLPNELKELVRGMQVADAQLRMHEDTLKVLAVGRQSLATELNEKLKSVTPLPDQG, from the coding sequence ATGACTGACTCTGCAGCCCAGAACCCTGTCTTGACCTTTGAGGGCAAGCGCTACGACCTCAATACGCTTCCCAATGAGCTCAAGGAGCTTGTGCGTGGCATGCAGGTTGCCGACGCTCAGCTGCGGATGCATGAAGACACCCTCAAGGTTCTGGCGGTGGGCCGTCAGAGCCTGGCCACAGAGCTCAATGAAAAGCTCAAGTCCGTGACTCCGTTGCCCGATCAGGGTTGA
- a CDS encoding GMC oxidoreductase, with protein sequence MSSRSMNCDGPWDAIVVGSGASGGVAAMTLAEAGARVLVVEAGPGLNSTQAFGAEPGNLLRRIVGLTSGSHRQQSQHPGYWKGNPLLYADERLHPYEHPADQPFLWTRGLQVGGRSLTWGGITLRLSDEDLGGVDVEGEQVKWPLRSGELTPHYAELERWLGVHGGRDGLDHLPDGETQPPLAATPAEERFAEAVRQRLGYPVIPSRGFGPAPQGEDPAWPRSSSRGSSLPRAMATGRAQLLSAHLVEHLLMDAGGDKAIGVVAVDQSNGNRRELRADLVVLAASTIQTVSILLRSCRGEQSNGLDDPSGRLGTRLMDHVSTSQFFAFPEPVQGEQPMLTGAGSFFVPFGRHLPSADFQGGYGLWGGIGRFDPPRWLRRRPSSITGFLIGHGEVLPRADNRVTLSERTDRWGVRVPSIACSWSSNELAMVRHMRASIQACIAAAGGDAKSIKDLFHLPLVEPFLEGAVALSEGAAPPGYYIHEVGGAAMGGSETSSVVDSSNRLWRAPNVLVVDGACWPTSAWQSPTLTMMALSRRACLLALSDRGG encoded by the coding sequence ATGAGCAGTCGCTCCATGAACTGCGATGGCCCCTGGGACGCCATTGTTGTTGGCTCGGGAGCGAGTGGCGGAGTGGCCGCCATGACCCTGGCTGAAGCAGGAGCTCGGGTGCTTGTGGTGGAGGCAGGACCTGGCCTCAACAGCACGCAAGCCTTCGGGGCTGAACCGGGAAATCTGCTGCGTCGGATCGTGGGCCTGACCAGCGGCAGCCATCGCCAGCAGTCCCAGCATCCCGGCTACTGGAAAGGCAACCCTCTTCTGTATGCCGACGAGCGTCTGCATCCCTATGAGCACCCGGCGGATCAGCCGTTTCTGTGGACGCGAGGCCTGCAGGTTGGCGGCCGCAGCCTCACCTGGGGTGGCATCACTCTGCGTCTTTCGGATGAGGATCTGGGCGGTGTAGATGTGGAGGGTGAACAGGTCAAGTGGCCGTTGCGCAGCGGTGAGCTGACACCTCACTACGCCGAACTGGAGCGCTGGCTGGGCGTTCATGGTGGGCGCGATGGTTTGGATCATCTGCCGGACGGTGAAACACAACCGCCTCTGGCGGCGACACCGGCGGAAGAGCGTTTTGCTGAAGCTGTGCGGCAACGGTTGGGGTATCCCGTGATCCCCTCAAGGGGGTTTGGTCCGGCGCCGCAGGGAGAGGATCCCGCTTGGCCTCGCTCCAGCAGTCGCGGCAGCAGCCTTCCTCGCGCCATGGCCACAGGACGCGCCCAGCTGCTCTCTGCGCATTTGGTGGAGCATCTCTTGATGGATGCCGGTGGAGATAAAGCCATTGGTGTGGTTGCCGTTGACCAATCCAATGGCAACCGCAGGGAGTTGAGGGCGGATCTCGTGGTCCTGGCTGCTTCCACGATTCAGACCGTCTCCATCCTGTTGCGCTCATGTCGTGGCGAACAGAGCAACGGTTTGGACGACCCTTCAGGACGACTGGGCACACGCTTGATGGACCATGTCTCCACATCGCAGTTTTTTGCCTTCCCCGAGCCTGTTCAGGGGGAACAGCCCATGCTCACGGGCGCTGGAAGTTTTTTCGTTCCGTTTGGCCGACACCTGCCATCGGCTGATTTTCAGGGCGGCTATGGCCTTTGGGGTGGCATTGGACGGTTTGATCCGCCGCGATGGTTACGGCGTCGCCCTTCAAGCATCACCGGGTTCCTGATTGGTCACGGCGAAGTTCTTCCCAGGGCTGACAACAGGGTGACCCTGAGTGAGCGCACGGATCGCTGGGGCGTGCGTGTTCCCTCGATTGCCTGCAGTTGGAGTAGCAATGAACTGGCCATGGTTAGGCACATGCGCGCCTCGATCCAGGCCTGCATCGCTGCCGCCGGAGGCGATGCCAAATCGATCAAAGACCTCTTTCACCTCCCCTTGGTTGAACCTTTCCTGGAGGGAGCTGTTGCTCTGTCTGAAGGTGCAGCCCCCCCGGGGTATTACATCCATGAGGTGGGAGGGGCTGCGATGGGGGGAAGCGAGACCAGCAGCGTCGTTGATTCCTCCAACCGTCTTTGGCGCGCTCCCAACGTTCTTGTGGTGGATGGCGCCTGTTGGCCAACGTCGGCCTGGCAGAGCCCAACGCTGACGATGATGGCTCTGAGCCGTCGGGCCTGCCTGCTGGCCCTCAGTGATCGGGGCGGATGA
- a CDS encoding sodium:alanine symporter family protein: MGGVESTIQAINGPINSIVWGWPTVLLIAATGILLMVGLRFMPLQRLSYGISMMLRPAASQTEGEITPFQALMTSLSATIGTGNIAGVAGAIAVGGPGAVFWMWIIAIFGIATKYAEAVLAVQFRETDGDGNHVGGPMYYIRNGLGSGWNWMAGLFALFGMLAGFGIGNGVQSFEVSSALSLIGVPKLATGVVLAALVFAVVIGGIKRIAQAASAIVPLMSILYVAACLLVLLANLGSVPEAFATIFSNAFSGQAAAGGALGQVVLMGFKRGIFSNEAGLGSAPIAHAAAKTDDPVRQGTVAMLGTFIDTLIICTMTALVIITTKANLILDAAGDKLSGADLSIAAFNTGIAGSGMVVTLGLVVFAFTTILGWSFYGERCTTYLFGDSAVLPFRLTWVAVVVIGAVAGDRGVIWSIADTLNGLMALPNLVALILLSGTVFKLTRAYSFSD; encoded by the coding sequence ATGGGCGGAGTCGAGTCGACCATTCAGGCCATCAATGGCCCAATCAACAGCATCGTCTGGGGATGGCCCACCGTCCTTTTGATTGCAGCGACGGGCATTCTTCTGATGGTGGGCCTGCGGTTCATGCCGCTGCAACGGCTGAGCTATGGCATCTCGATGATGCTTCGGCCGGCTGCATCACAAACGGAAGGGGAGATCACCCCCTTCCAAGCGTTGATGACGTCGTTGTCGGCCACGATCGGCACGGGGAACATCGCCGGTGTTGCGGGGGCCATCGCCGTTGGTGGACCTGGTGCTGTCTTTTGGATGTGGATCATCGCGATCTTCGGCATCGCAACCAAATACGCCGAAGCGGTGCTCGCGGTTCAGTTCCGCGAAACCGATGGAGACGGCAACCACGTGGGTGGGCCCATGTACTACATCCGCAACGGACTCGGAAGCGGCTGGAACTGGATGGCGGGCCTGTTTGCCCTCTTCGGCATGTTGGCGGGCTTCGGAATCGGCAATGGGGTTCAGTCCTTTGAGGTGTCGTCTGCCTTGAGCCTGATCGGCGTCCCGAAACTGGCGACCGGAGTCGTTTTGGCAGCCCTGGTTTTCGCTGTCGTGATCGGGGGCATCAAACGCATTGCCCAGGCGGCCTCAGCCATCGTTCCGTTGATGTCGATTCTCTACGTCGCTGCATGCCTTCTGGTGTTGCTGGCCAATCTGGGCAGCGTGCCTGAAGCCTTCGCCACGATTTTCTCCAACGCCTTCTCCGGCCAAGCCGCAGCCGGTGGTGCCCTCGGTCAGGTGGTGCTGATGGGCTTCAAACGGGGCATTTTCTCCAATGAAGCGGGCCTGGGCAGCGCTCCGATCGCCCACGCCGCTGCCAAAACCGATGATCCCGTGCGCCAGGGCACGGTGGCCATGCTGGGCACCTTCATCGACACCCTGATCATCTGCACGATGACTGCCCTGGTGATCATCACCACCAAAGCCAATCTGATCCTGGATGCAGCCGGCGACAAGCTCAGCGGCGCAGACCTCTCCATCGCTGCCTTCAACACCGGCATCGCCGGCAGCGGCATGGTGGTCACCCTGGGATTGGTAGTCTTCGCCTTCACCACCATTCTCGGTTGGAGTTTCTACGGCGAACGCTGCACCACCTACCTGTTCGGTGATTCCGCCGTGCTGCCCTTTCGTCTGACTTGGGTGGCTGTTGTCGTAATTGGTGCTGTCGCCGGCGACCGTGGAGTGATCTGGTCGATTGCCGACACTCTCAACGGCCTGATGGCTCTCCCCAACCTCGTGGCCTTGATCCTGCTGTCCGGAACCGTGTTCAAACTCACCAGGGCCTACAGCTTCAGCGACTGA
- a CDS encoding asparaginase, whose amino-acid sequence MTLPSGFSPAARSGSSPLEVRLRRGSITESVHRVHAVVCDGRGRVLMSAGNPGFESFIRSALKPFQALPFLSSGTADQLDVDERGIAISCASHAGTNAHAREAFRLLWKAELDSSSLQCPVPNGADSPLQHNCSGKHAAFLATSRKMGWPIETYLEQDHPLHVEVNRRVAELIGLPAEELVSERDDCGAPTLVLQLAQMALLYAHLGASQHAELEQISRAMLSHSDLVAGEGRFDTELMRRSHGQVLSKGGAEGIQCLSRVGEGLGVAIKVEDGSRRAKQAVALHLLRQLEWLTPMGLDELDEQVLVVNPSVKLSVSGALQS is encoded by the coding sequence ATGACTTTGCCCTCGGGCTTCAGCCCTGCAGCCCGGTCCGGGTCATCCCCCCTTGAGGTCCGCTTGCGGCGCGGATCGATCACGGAATCGGTGCATCGCGTTCATGCCGTGGTCTGTGATGGCCGAGGACGGGTGTTGATGTCGGCAGGAAACCCCGGCTTTGAAAGTTTCATTCGTTCGGCTCTGAAGCCCTTTCAGGCCCTGCCGTTTCTCAGCAGTGGAACCGCCGACCAGCTGGATGTTGATGAACGGGGCATCGCCATCAGCTGTGCGTCCCATGCGGGCACCAATGCCCACGCCCGGGAAGCCTTCCGGTTGCTCTGGAAAGCGGAGTTAGATAGCTCATCACTTCAATGCCCTGTGCCGAATGGGGCTGATAGTCCGCTTCAGCACAATTGTTCCGGCAAGCATGCTGCCTTCCTGGCCACCAGCCGAAAGATGGGCTGGCCGATCGAGACCTATCTCGAGCAGGACCACCCTCTGCATGTCGAAGTGAACCGCAGGGTCGCTGAACTGATCGGCTTGCCTGCTGAGGAATTGGTTTCCGAACGGGATGACTGTGGCGCTCCCACCCTGGTGTTGCAGTTGGCTCAGATGGCCTTGCTCTATGCCCACCTCGGTGCCTCACAACATGCCGAACTCGAGCAGATCAGTCGGGCGATGCTGAGTCACTCCGACCTTGTGGCCGGTGAGGGTCGTTTCGACACCGAGCTGATGCGGCGCAGCCACGGTCAGGTCTTGAGCAAGGGCGGTGCAGAGGGCATTCAATGCCTCAGCCGCGTTGGTGAAGGTCTTGGGGTAGCCATCAAGGTGGAAGACGGCTCCCGTCGTGCCAAGCAAGCGGTTGCTCTGCATCTGTTGCGTCAACTCGAGTGGCTCACACCCATGGGGCTTGACGAGCTCGATGAGCAGGTGCTGGTCGTGAACCCGAGTGTCAAGCTCAGCGTGTCCGGTGCCTTGCAGTCCTGA
- the rsfS gene encoding ribosome silencing factor has translation MDSEKLAELVADACDDRKATDIRLIRVDEVSSLADWMVIAGGQSDVQVRAIARSVEDRLETEADLLPLRKEGLNEGRWALLDYGDVIVHVLMPDERGYYDLEAFWSHGESRTFLPSVQ, from the coding sequence ATGGATAGCGAAAAGCTTGCTGAACTGGTGGCCGATGCCTGCGATGATCGCAAGGCCACCGACATCCGTCTGATCCGTGTCGATGAGGTGTCCAGCCTGGCGGATTGGATGGTGATCGCAGGCGGTCAGTCCGATGTTCAGGTGCGTGCAATTGCCCGGTCTGTTGAAGACCGCCTGGAGACTGAGGCAGATCTGCTTCCCTTGCGCAAGGAAGGGCTGAACGAGGGGCGCTGGGCGCTTCTTGATTACGGCGATGTGATCGTTCACGTGCTTATGCCCGATGAGCGCGGCTACTACGACCTTGAGGCGTTCTGGAGTCACGGCGAAAGCCGAACCTTCTTACCGTCAGTCCAGTAG
- the carB gene encoding carbamoyl-phosphate synthase large subunit, with protein MPRRSDLRRILLLGSGPIVIGQACEFDYSGTQAIKALRAEGFEVILINSNPASIMTDPEMADRTYIEPLTPDVVTRVIEKERPDALLPTMGGQTALNLAVTLAENGTLERFGVELIGADLKAIQKAEDRLLFKQAMERIGVKVCPSGIASSQEEAEAVGAAIGSFPRIIRPAFTLGGSGGGIAYNPEEYAAICKSGLEASPVSQILIEQSLLGWKEFELEVMRDLADNVVIVCSIENLDPMGVHTGDSITVAPAQTLTDREYQRLRDQSIAIIREIGVATGGSNIQFAINPDNGDVVVIEMNPRVSRSSALASKATGFPIAKIAARLAVGYTLDEILNDITGKTPACFEPTIDYVVTKIPRFAFEKFRGSPAVLTTSMKSVGEAMAIGRCFEESFQKAMRSLETGFSGWGGDREEPELTDGELDRQLRTPSPERILSVRTAMVRGRSDEEIHRISRIDPWFLAKLRRIIEAEARLIKGKSLDQLDADSLLEAKQLGFSDRQIAWHTKSDELSVRQRRHQLDVRAVFKTVDTCAAEFASSTPYHYSTYERPLQTLQADGSLKPLPASSEVSRRDDGRKMMILGGGPNRIGQGIEFDYCCCHASFAGQDQGITTVMVNSNPETVSTDYDTSDSLYFEPLTLEDVLNVIEAEVPDGVVVQFGGQTPLKLAIPLLRWLDSDEGRATGTSIWGTSPESIDQAEDREQFEAILRNLNIRQPRNGLARSEEEARAVATRVGYPVVVRPSYVLGGRAMEVVFDEEELNRYMREAVQVEPDHPVLIDQYLENAVEVDVDALCDHTGAVIVGGLMEHIEPAGIHSGDSACCLPAVSLGEAALNTIRDWSRSLAQTLEVRGLINLQFAVQRNTDGSEVVYIIEANPRASRTVPFVAKATGQPLARLATRLMAGETLTDIGMTSEPKPPLQSIKEAVLPFRRFPGADTVLGPEMRSTGEVMGSADSFGMAYAKAELGAGEALPTQGTVFLSTHDRDKQALVPIAARLIELGFDVTATSGTAQALANAGLKVQSVLKVHEGRPNIEDQIRSNQVQLVINTPIGRQAAHDDKYLRRAALDYAVPTVTTLAGARAAVEAISALQQQPRLSIHALQDVHAMQR; from the coding sequence ATGCCGAGGCGGTCTGATCTGCGTCGCATTCTCCTGCTGGGATCTGGTCCGATCGTGATCGGCCAGGCCTGTGAGTTCGATTACTCCGGAACACAGGCCATCAAGGCCCTCAGAGCCGAGGGATTCGAAGTCATCCTGATCAACTCCAATCCGGCGTCGATCATGACCGACCCGGAGATGGCGGATCGCACCTACATCGAGCCGCTTACTCCGGACGTCGTGACCCGTGTGATCGAAAAAGAGCGGCCGGATGCTCTGCTGCCGACCATGGGCGGACAGACCGCGCTCAACCTGGCGGTCACCCTGGCGGAAAACGGCACCCTCGAACGCTTTGGCGTTGAGTTAATCGGTGCCGACCTTAAAGCAATCCAAAAGGCGGAAGATCGTCTGCTGTTCAAGCAGGCCATGGAGCGCATCGGGGTGAAGGTCTGCCCTTCGGGCATTGCCTCATCTCAAGAAGAAGCCGAAGCCGTCGGGGCCGCGATCGGAAGTTTCCCCCGGATCATCCGGCCCGCCTTCACCCTGGGGGGAAGTGGCGGGGGCATTGCCTATAACCCCGAGGAATACGCAGCAATCTGCAAGAGCGGGCTTGAGGCAAGTCCGGTGTCTCAGATTCTGATCGAGCAATCGCTCCTGGGCTGGAAGGAATTCGAGCTCGAGGTGATGCGTGATCTGGCGGACAACGTTGTGATCGTCTGCAGCATCGAAAACCTCGACCCCATGGGGGTGCACACGGGGGATTCGATCACGGTGGCTCCGGCCCAGACCCTCACAGACCGGGAATACCAGCGGTTGCGCGACCAATCGATCGCCATCATTCGGGAGATCGGTGTCGCGACGGGCGGCAGCAACATCCAGTTCGCGATCAATCCCGACAACGGCGACGTTGTGGTGATCGAGATGAATCCCAGGGTGAGCCGATCGTCGGCCTTGGCCAGCAAGGCCACCGGCTTCCCAATCGCCAAGATCGCCGCACGCCTCGCCGTCGGTTACACCCTCGACGAAATCCTCAACGACATCACCGGCAAGACGCCTGCCTGCTTCGAGCCGACGATCGATTACGTCGTCACCAAAATTCCGCGCTTCGCCTTCGAAAAATTCCGAGGCAGTCCGGCGGTGCTCACCACCTCAATGAAATCGGTGGGCGAAGCAATGGCCATCGGCCGTTGTTTCGAAGAGTCGTTCCAGAAAGCCATGCGTTCCCTGGAAACCGGGTTCTCGGGCTGGGGAGGCGACCGGGAGGAACCGGAGCTCACGGATGGTGAGCTGGATCGTCAGCTGAGGACCCCCTCTCCGGAGCGCATCCTCAGCGTTCGAACGGCGATGGTGCGCGGACGCAGCGATGAGGAGATTCATCGGATCAGCAGGATTGACCCCTGGTTCCTGGCCAAACTGCGACGGATCATTGAGGCGGAGGCAAGGCTGATCAAGGGCAAAAGCCTGGATCAGCTGGATGCAGACAGCTTGCTTGAAGCCAAGCAGCTGGGTTTTTCAGACCGACAGATCGCCTGGCACACCAAAAGCGACGAATTGTCGGTGCGTCAGCGGCGCCATCAGCTCGATGTTCGCGCCGTCTTCAAAACAGTCGACACCTGCGCAGCGGAGTTCGCTTCCTCCACTCCTTATCACTACTCGACCTACGAGCGTCCCTTGCAGACCCTGCAGGCCGACGGGTCCCTCAAGCCCCTTCCCGCCTCATCCGAGGTGAGTCGTCGTGACGACGGCCGCAAGATGATGATCCTCGGTGGTGGACCCAACCGAATCGGGCAAGGCATCGAATTCGACTACTGCTGCTGCCATGCCTCCTTTGCAGGGCAGGATCAAGGGATCACCACGGTGATGGTGAACAGCAATCCGGAAACGGTGTCCACCGATTACGACACCAGCGACAGCCTCTACTTCGAACCGCTCACCCTGGAGGATGTTCTCAATGTGATCGAAGCTGAGGTTCCGGATGGCGTGGTGGTCCAATTCGGTGGACAAACTCCTCTAAAACTCGCGATTCCACTCCTGCGCTGGCTGGACAGCGATGAGGGGCGCGCCACGGGCACCAGCATCTGGGGCACCTCCCCTGAATCGATCGACCAGGCTGAAGACCGCGAGCAGTTCGAAGCCATCCTCCGCAATCTGAACATCCGCCAACCCCGCAACGGCTTGGCACGCAGCGAAGAGGAAGCACGGGCCGTGGCCACAAGAGTGGGCTACCCGGTCGTTGTGCGTCCCTCCTACGTCCTGGGCGGACGGGCCATGGAAGTGGTGTTCGACGAAGAGGAACTCAACCGCTACATGCGCGAAGCCGTGCAGGTGGAGCCCGACCATCCGGTGCTGATTGACCAGTACCTCGAAAATGCTGTTGAGGTGGACGTGGACGCCCTCTGCGATCACACCGGTGCTGTGATCGTCGGTGGTCTGATGGAGCACATCGAACCGGCGGGGATCCATTCCGGAGACTCAGCCTGCTGCTTGCCCGCGGTTTCCCTCGGCGAGGCGGCACTGAACACGATTCGTGATTGGAGTCGCTCCCTGGCGCAAACGCTCGAGGTGCGGGGTCTGATCAACCTCCAGTTCGCCGTGCAGCGCAACACCGATGGCTCGGAAGTCGTCTACATCATCGAAGCCAACCCCCGCGCCTCCAGGACGGTCCCCTTCGTAGCCAAGGCCACAGGTCAACCTCTCGCTCGCCTGGCAACCCGACTGATGGCGGGCGAAACCCTGACCGACATCGGCATGACCAGCGAGCCGAAGCCGCCGCTTCAGTCGATCAAGGAGGCGGTGCTGCCGTTCCGGCGCTTCCCGGGGGCCGACACGGTGCTGGGGCCAGAAATGCGCTCCACGGGAGAGGTGATGGGATCTGCCGACAGTTTCGGCATGGCCTACGCCAAGGCTGAACTCGGCGCTGGAGAAGCGCTGCCCACCCAGGGGACGGTGTTCCTCTCCACCCACGACCGCGACAAACAGGCTCTGGTGCCCATCGCCGCTCGGCTGATCGAACTCGGGTTCGATGTGACGGCCACATCAGGCACCGCTCAGGCGCTCGCCAACGCGGGATTGAAGGTGCAATCGGTGCTCAAGGTGCACGAAGGGCGCCCCAACATCGAGGATCAGATCCGCTCCAATCAGGTGCAATTGGTGATCAACACACCGATTGGCCGCCAAGCTGCCCATGACGACAAGTATCTGCGTCGGGCAGCGCTCGATTACGCCGTTCCAACGGTGACGACCCTCGCGGGAGCACGGGCGGCGGTGGAGGCGATCTCTGCACTCCAGCAACAGCCGAGGCTCAGTATCCATGCCCTCCAGGACGTTCACGCCATGCAGCGTTAG
- a CDS encoding DUF3318 domain-containing protein, whose product MSELQRLKGLLPPEMQSWVFVESAAAVDPPLITLEEIGRDEVEIQVNLDEWDALALDHRNLLFWHEVGRIQNDTIPRDGWEMAALAIGLGGAIGELWVQDGLLLLMALGLSGFAGYRLYLKNNSEKRLQDAISADERAIDLACRFGYSVPNAYRSLGGALKELVENTRKKRRRSYYEDRLEALRKSASKARAEMAQQEGSSSSVTSENVYG is encoded by the coding sequence ATGAGTGAGCTCCAGCGCCTGAAGGGGCTGCTGCCACCGGAAATGCAGAGCTGGGTGTTTGTGGAATCAGCTGCTGCAGTCGATCCTCCATTGATCACCCTTGAGGAAATCGGCCGGGATGAAGTGGAGATCCAAGTGAATCTCGACGAATGGGATGCCCTCGCGTTGGATCACCGCAATTTGCTGTTCTGGCATGAAGTTGGTCGGATCCAGAACGACACGATTCCCCGGGACGGTTGGGAGATGGCTGCTCTGGCCATCGGTCTTGGCGGTGCCATCGGTGAATTGTGGGTTCAGGACGGGCTGCTGCTGTTGATGGCCCTCGGCCTATCCGGCTTTGCGGGGTATCGGCTTTATCTGAAGAACAATTCCGAAAAACGCCTGCAGGACGCCATCAGTGCCGATGAGCGTGCGATCGATCTTGCCTGCCGATTTGGTTACAGCGTGCCGAACGCTTATCGCAGTCTTGGGGGCGCGTTGAAGGAGCTGGTCGAAAATACCCGCAAGAAGCGCCGTCGCAGCTACTACGAAGACCGGCTTGAGGCGCTCCGCAAGAGTGCCAGCAAGGCCAGAGCTGAAATGGCCCAACAGGAGGGCTCAAGCAGCTCCGTTACCAGCGAGAACGTTTATGGATAG
- a CDS encoding DUF3386 domain-containing protein, giving the protein MTASVPVKPGSDVRDDFRRAYENRYTWAPGFSGYRGRCIWQQGDQRVEGTFEIGADLKAKVEGIENEEILKAVNSQLWEVAIHRVRRSFEQTHGENTFTAGDTNEVGTEVLVGGKGAGDKYRIKDDVVTMVHRHIHGTVVTIYTTDVTDTGAGYLSHTYTSQYADPATGEARGGRSSFKDSFAALPGDGAWVLTERVVTIEAHGDTPAGSQTFRFEDLESL; this is encoded by the coding sequence TTGACAGCCTCCGTTCCCGTTAAGCCTGGAAGCGACGTGCGTGATGACTTCCGTCGCGCCTACGAGAACCGCTACACCTGGGCGCCTGGATTCTCCGGCTATCGCGGACGCTGCATCTGGCAACAGGGCGATCAACGGGTCGAGGGCACGTTTGAGATTGGTGCCGATCTCAAAGCCAAGGTGGAAGGCATTGAAAACGAAGAGATCCTCAAGGCGGTGAATTCCCAGCTCTGGGAAGTCGCGATCCATCGCGTGCGTCGCAGCTTCGAGCAAACCCACGGTGAAAACACCTTCACCGCTGGTGACACCAACGAGGTGGGAACCGAAGTGCTCGTCGGTGGCAAGGGAGCCGGGGATAAATACCGCATCAAGGATGACGTGGTGACCATGGTTCACCGCCACATCCACGGCACCGTCGTGACGATCTACACCACCGATGTCACCGACACAGGTGCGGGCTACCTCAGCCACACCTACACCAGTCAGTACGCCGACCCGGCAACGGGAGAAGCCCGTGGCGGCCGCAGCAGCTTCAAAGACAGCTTCGCTGCTCTTCCTGGAGATGGAGCCTGGGTGCTGACCGAGCGGGTCGTGACCATCGAAGCCCATGGCGATACCCCCGCCGGAAGCCAGACCTTCCGTTTTGAAGATCTCGAATCGCTCTGA
- a CDS encoding CGLD27 family protein yields the protein MPEAVSCPVPPEQRPLEEFQQLCESWFFSWPAGQEPRLSKRLAGFWLLMLPVCSLIASGSWTLKQDPPRLLAAAAVAALVLPLLLLVRQWLGWTYVMQRLLCESVDYEESGWYDGQTWEKPLSWRERDLLVARHEVRPILGRLGRAMATSAGLMLAGASLCQAL from the coding sequence ATGCCAGAAGCGGTGTCCTGCCCCGTTCCACCGGAGCAGCGACCTCTTGAGGAGTTTCAACAGCTCTGCGAGTCATGGTTCTTCTCCTGGCCAGCGGGTCAGGAACCTCGCCTGAGCAAACGTCTTGCAGGCTTCTGGCTGCTAATGCTGCCGGTGTGCAGCCTGATCGCAAGTGGGAGCTGGACCCTGAAGCAGGATCCGCCCCGTCTCCTGGCCGCAGCCGCTGTGGCCGCTCTTGTGCTCCCCCTGCTGTTGCTGGTGCGGCAATGGCTGGGCTGGACCTACGTCATGCAGCGGCTTCTGTGTGAGTCCGTCGACTACGAAGAATCCGGTTGGTACGACGGGCAGACCTGGGAAAAGCCTCTGTCCTGGCGGGAGCGCGACCTGTTGGTGGCCCGGCATGAGGTTCGTCCGATCCTGGGTCGTTTGGGACGGGCCATGGCCACCTCAGCGGGTTTGATGCTGGCCGGTGCCAGTCTCTGTCAGGCTCTCTGA